One region of Dehalococcoidia bacterium genomic DNA includes:
- the cimA gene encoding citramalate synthase, producing the protein MRNVEIYDTTLRDGAQQEGISFTVTDKLKIAQKLDELGIRYIEGGWPGSNPKDTEFFARAINLKLKNAILVAFGSTRRVETNASGDTGLQALVQSHARAANIVGKSWDMQVRRVLETSLETNLEIIYESVVYLKSKGLMVFFDAEHFFDGYKSNPAYALRTLEAAARGGADCLVLCDTNGGTLPWEAAEAVKQAARKLDCPLGIHAHNDSDMSTAVSVAAVKAGAVHVEGTINGYGERCGNANLCSIIPALQIKLGVGCLTKAQLSRLTDVSRFVSEVANLPPVSNLPYVGNNAFLHKAGLHVSAMAKWGESYQHIDPALVGNNPTIVVSELSGKSNIIYKAKELGIPMPPHGKEARMILDQVKHLENLGFQYEDADASFELLLLRSQQGYKPPFSLVDYMVVVERHRRLPSAYDIGSELLAEATIKVRVEGKVMHTAAEGNGPVNALDQALRKALLEFYPGLAKVDLIDYKVRILEGSSGTGSLVRVFIESSNGRVQWRTVGGSTNIIEASWLALNDSMEYFLIKLDKKSRR; encoded by the coding sequence ATGAGAAATGTTGAAATTTATGATACGACTCTGAGGGACGGAGCACAGCAGGAAGGCATTTCCTTCACGGTCACCGACAAGCTCAAGATCGCGCAGAAGCTGGACGAGCTCGGTATACGGTACATCGAGGGAGGCTGGCCGGGCTCCAATCCCAAAGACACGGAGTTCTTCGCCAGGGCAATTAATCTGAAGCTCAAGAACGCCATATTAGTCGCCTTCGGCAGCACGAGGCGTGTGGAAACTAATGCATCCGGGGACACCGGGCTGCAGGCGCTGGTCCAAAGCCATGCGCGGGCAGCCAACATAGTAGGCAAGTCCTGGGATATGCAGGTCAGGCGCGTACTCGAGACCAGCCTCGAGACCAACCTCGAGATTATTTATGAATCAGTAGTCTACCTCAAATCAAAAGGTTTAATGGTCTTTTTCGATGCCGAGCATTTTTTCGACGGATATAAATCGAATCCCGCTTATGCCCTGCGTACTCTGGAGGCGGCAGCCAGGGGAGGGGCAGACTGCCTGGTGCTCTGCGATACCAACGGCGGGACGCTGCCCTGGGAAGCTGCGGAGGCCGTAAAGCAGGCAGCCAGGAAACTGGACTGCCCGCTGGGCATACACGCCCACAACGACAGCGATATGTCCACGGCCGTCTCGGTGGCCGCAGTGAAGGCGGGCGCCGTTCATGTCGAAGGCACGATCAACGGGTACGGTGAACGCTGCGGCAACGCCAACCTCTGCTCCATCATACCGGCCCTGCAAATCAAGCTCGGCGTCGGATGCCTGACCAAAGCACAGCTGTCACGGCTGACCGATGTTTCGCGTTTCGTATCCGAAGTGGCCAATCTGCCGCCGGTTTCCAACCTGCCGTATGTGGGAAACAACGCTTTCCTGCACAAGGCCGGCCTGCATGTGTCCGCCATGGCCAAGTGGGGAGAGAGCTATCAGCACATCGATCCCGCCCTGGTGGGCAACAATCCCACGATAGTGGTATCCGAACTGTCCGGCAAAAGCAATATCATTTATAAAGCAAAGGAGCTCGGCATACCCATGCCGCCCCATGGCAAAGAGGCGCGTATGATACTGGACCAGGTCAAACACCTGGAGAACCTGGGCTTTCAGTATGAGGATGCCGATGCTTCCTTCGAGCTGCTCCTGCTTCGCTCGCAGCAGGGCTATAAGCCGCCCTTCAGCCTGGTCGACTACATGGTTGTGGTGGAGAGGCACAGGCGTTTACCTTCAGCTTACGATATCGGGAGCGAGTTGCTGGCGGAGGCCACCATCAAGGTGCGCGTCGAAGGAAAGGTGATGCACACAGCGGCCGAGGGCAACGGCCCGGTCAATGCGCTCGACCAGGCCCTGCGAAAAGCATTGCTGGAGTTTTATCCGGGATTGGCTAAAGTCGACCTGATCGACTACAAGGTGCGCATACTGGAAGGCAGCAGCGGGACGGGCTCGCTGGTACGTGTTTTCATCGAATCATCCAACGGCAGGGTACAGTGGCGCACCGTGGGCGGGTCCACCAACATCATCGAGGCCAGCTGGCTGGCGCTCAACGACAGCATGGAATACTTCCTGATTAAGCTGGATAAAAAGTCCAGGCGATAG
- the ilvC gene encoding ketol-acid reductoisomerase — MAKIYYEKDADLALLKNKVIGIIGYGSQGHAHAQNLRDSGLKVIVAEARGTDGHRAAKRAGFDVFDAAEVAKKADVVMMLVPDQLQSKVYKESISDQMAKGKTLMFAHGFNIHYGQIVPPDYIDVSMIAPKCPGHMVRQLYTEKSGPPAIIAVYQDASGKARQQALAYARGIGCAKAGVIETTFAEETETDLFGEQAVLCGGVTALIKAGFDTLVEAGYQPEIAYFECLHELKLIVDLIHRGGMSFMRYSVSDTAEYGDYTRGPQIINESVKAEMQEILEEVQNGSFAREWILENQANRPVYNALKRMEAEHQIEVVGKKLRAMMPWLK, encoded by the coding sequence ATGGCAAAGATATATTACGAGAAGGATGCAGACCTGGCCTTATTGAAAAACAAGGTCATAGGTATCATAGGCTACGGCAGCCAGGGCCATGCCCACGCGCAGAACCTTCGTGACAGCGGGCTCAAGGTCATAGTGGCCGAGGCCAGGGGAACGGACGGCCATCGGGCCGCCAAGAGGGCGGGCTTCGATGTTTTCGATGCGGCCGAAGTTGCAAAGAAAGCCGATGTCGTCATGATGCTCGTCCCGGATCAGCTTCAGTCCAAAGTCTATAAAGAATCGATCTCCGATCAGATGGCCAAGGGGAAAACACTGATGTTTGCGCATGGATTCAATATTCATTACGGCCAGATCGTGCCGCCCGACTATATCGACGTGTCCATGATCGCTCCCAAGTGCCCGGGCCACATGGTCAGGCAGCTCTATACGGAGAAATCCGGACCGCCGGCCATCATAGCCGTGTACCAGGATGCATCGGGTAAGGCCAGGCAACAGGCCCTGGCCTATGCCAGAGGCATTGGATGCGCCAAGGCCGGAGTCATAGAAACCACTTTCGCCGAGGAGACCGAGACAGACCTCTTCGGTGAGCAGGCCGTACTGTGCGGCGGCGTGACCGCGCTGATCAAGGCAGGGTTTGATACTCTCGTAGAGGCGGGCTACCAGCCCGAGATCGCCTACTTCGAATGCCTGCATGAGCTGAAACTGATCGTCGACCTCATCCATCGGGGAGGCATGAGTTTCATGCGCTATTCGGTCAGCGATACGGCCGAGTACGGCGATTACACACGCGGCCCGCAGATCATCAACGAGTCGGTAAAGGCCGAGATGCAGGAGATACTGGAGGAGGTTCAGAACGGTAGCTTTGCGCGTGAGTGGATACTGGAGAACCAGGCCAACCGTCCGGTATATAATGCACTCAAGCGGATGGAGGCCGAGCATCAGATAGAGGTGGTAGGCAAAAAGCTGCGCGCCATGATGCCCTGGTTGAAATAG
- a CDS encoding 2-isopropylmalate synthase — MKGERVLIFDTTLRDGEQAAGTSLNPDEKLEIARQLEKLGVDVIEAGFPITSQGDFEAVRLIARELSNATVCALSHANQEAIDRAWEAVRPAGKKRIHIFLSTSSMHLAHQLKKSQDDVLKLAASMVAHASGYINDIEFTPMDSTRTDTKFLYEILEAVIESGATTVNIADTVGYSTPGEFGKLIEGIVKNVPNISKALISVHCHNDLGMGVANSLEAVRKGARQIECTVNGIGERAGNAAMEEVVMALKTRSDLFHIATNIDTTQIYKTSRMVSELTGFVVPQNKAIVGANAFRHQSGIHQDGIIKKAGTYEIMDPRAVGVPSSALVLGKLSGRHAFKERLLELGYSLDEAALSHAFKAFKDLADKKKEITDRDIQALIGEELRTATEVYHLEHVGVSCGNHSMPTATVRLTGPNREVLADAALGTGPVDAVYKAINRIVRVPNTLTEFSVSSITEGIDALGEVLIRIESEGATYTGRGSDTDIIVASAKAYMNALNRLLVSKRSPREENGDEP; from the coding sequence ATGAAAGGTGAACGTGTCCTTATTTTCGATACGACCCTGAGGGACGGTGAACAGGCGGCAGGAACCAGCCTCAACCCCGATGAGAAGCTGGAGATTGCGCGTCAACTGGAGAAACTGGGCGTTGACGTCATCGAGGCCGGCTTCCCCATCACCTCCCAGGGCGATTTTGAGGCGGTGCGCCTGATCGCGCGCGAACTCAGCAACGCGACCGTCTGCGCTCTCAGCCATGCCAATCAGGAGGCCATCGACCGGGCCTGGGAGGCCGTCAGGCCTGCCGGTAAAAAGAGAATCCATATCTTCCTTTCAACTTCCAGCATGCACCTGGCCCACCAGCTCAAGAAAAGCCAGGACGATGTGCTCAAGCTGGCAGCGAGCATGGTTGCACATGCCAGCGGATATATCAATGATATTGAGTTCACTCCCATGGATTCCACCCGCACCGATACCAAATTCCTTTATGAGATACTGGAGGCCGTCATCGAATCGGGCGCAACGACGGTCAATATCGCCGATACGGTGGGATACTCCACACCCGGCGAGTTCGGCAAGCTGATCGAGGGCATCGTCAAGAACGTCCCCAATATCTCCAAAGCGTTGATCAGCGTCCACTGCCACAACGACCTCGGCATGGGCGTGGCCAACAGCCTGGAGGCCGTTCGTAAAGGGGCAAGGCAAATTGAATGCACCGTTAACGGCATAGGAGAGAGGGCGGGCAACGCAGCCATGGAAGAGGTGGTGATGGCGCTTAAAACCCGCAGCGACCTATTCCATATCGCCACCAATATCGACACGACACAGATATACAAGACCAGCCGTATGGTGAGCGAGCTTACAGGGTTCGTGGTGCCTCAAAACAAAGCCATAGTGGGAGCCAATGCCTTCCGCCACCAGTCGGGTATCCACCAGGACGGCATCATCAAAAAGGCCGGCACCTACGAGATTATGGACCCCCGGGCGGTTGGGGTGCCTTCCAGCGCGCTGGTCCTGGGCAAGCTGAGCGGCAGGCATGCTTTTAAGGAAAGACTGCTGGAGCTCGGATACTCGCTGGATGAGGCGGCCCTCAGCCACGCATTTAAAGCTTTCAAAGATCTGGCCGATAAGAAAAAGGAGATCACAGACCGGGATATACAGGCCCTTATAGGAGAAGAGCTGCGCACCGCCACCGAAGTCTATCACCTGGAACATGTAGGGGTCAGCTGCGGCAACCACAGCATGCCCACCGCCACAGTCCGCCTGACAGGTCCCAATCGGGAGGTGCTGGCGGACGCCGCCCTGGGTACCGGACCCGTGGACGCGGTTTACAAGGCCATCAACCGCATCGTGCGCGTGCCCAACACGCTGACGGAGTTCAGCGTATCATCGATAACGGAAGGTATCGACGCCCTGGGTGAGGTGCTGATCCGTATTGAGAGCGAGGGCGCCACCTATACCGGCCGCGGATCGGATACAGATATAATTGTGGCCAGTGCCAAGGCCTATATGAATGCGCTCAATCGCCTGCTGGTCAGCAAGAGGTCGCCTCGCGAGGAAAACGGGGATGAGCCCTGA
- a CDS encoding MgtC/SapB family protein → MSPELEAGLRLLLSAVLGGGIGFQRERAGKPAGLRTHVLICLGSALFTVVSVLGFTGNVDPARIAAGVVTGIGFIGAGVIFRGMRGDKVMGITTAASIWVTAAIGIAAGVGLYIIAVATAVVTVLVLMIPRAKG, encoded by the coding sequence ATGAGCCCTGAGCTGGAGGCCGGCCTGCGGCTATTGCTGTCCGCCGTGCTGGGCGGAGGCATCGGGTTCCAGCGCGAGAGAGCCGGTAAGCCGGCCGGCCTGCGTACCCATGTTCTGATATGCCTGGGCTCCGCGCTCTTCACCGTAGTCTCGGTGCTCGGATTCACCGGAAACGTAGACCCGGCCAGGATAGCGGCAGGAGTGGTAACGGGCATCGGCTTCATCGGCGCAGGTGTTATTTTCCGCGGCATGCGCGGCGACAAGGTCATGGGTATCACCACCGCGGCCAGCATCTGGGTCACAGCCGCCATAGGCATCGCAGCAGGTGTCGGTCTCTATATTATCGCTGTGGCCACAGCTGTTGTTACCGTGCTGGTCCTCATGATACCGAGGGCCAAAGGATGA
- the ilvN gene encoding acetolactate synthase small subunit, producing the protein MDNTHILVALVQDRPGVLNRIASTLRRRNFNIESIAVGHIEQPGLSRMTIVVKGDDANIEQVRKQLDRMIEVIRIADITGDNPVAREMAMVKVKATPSTRSEIIQIVDIFRANIVDVSPDSLILVVTGTADKVDTLIELLRGFGIREMSRTGTIALPRGGAGPLTIEEHKPLRRVVEQAAPEEENVPDW; encoded by the coding sequence TTGGATAATACACATATACTGGTCGCACTGGTGCAGGACCGGCCCGGCGTTCTGAACCGCATCGCCAGCACGCTGCGCAGGCGCAACTTCAATATTGAGAGCATAGCGGTCGGGCATATCGAGCAGCCAGGCCTTTCGCGCATGACCATTGTGGTGAAGGGTGATGACGCTAATATCGAGCAGGTCAGGAAGCAGCTCGACAGGATGATCGAGGTCATCCGTATAGCCGATATCACCGGCGATAACCCGGTAGCCCGCGAGATGGCGATGGTCAAGGTCAAAGCGACACCGTCCACGCGCAGCGAGATCATCCAGATCGTAGATATCTTCCGCGCTAATATCGTAGATGTTTCACCCGATTCTTTAATACTCGTGGTAACCGGCACGGCGGACAAGGTGGACACTCTCATCGAGCTGTTGCGCGGCTTCGGTATCAGGGAGATGTCGCGCACCGGCACCATTGCACTGCCGCGCGGAGGCGCCGGCCCGCTCACCATCGAGGAGCATAAACCGCTCAGACGTGTCGTCGAACAGGCAGCACCGGAGGAAGAGAACGTACCTGACTGGTAA
- the leuD gene encoding 3-isopropylmalate dehydratase small subunit gives MSHKGQVHKYGDNIDTDAIIAARYLNMHDPAELAAHCMEDIDPDFLQRVKPGDIIVAESNFGCGSSREHAPSAIKASGISCVISKSFARIFFRNAINTGLPLLECAEAVDNINRGDMVEVDLPTGTITNLSTGKTFRAKPYPGFMMEIINSGGLIEYTRKKSAGTQ, from the coding sequence ATGTCACATAAAGGACAGGTCCACAAGTACGGCGACAACATAGATACCGACGCCATCATAGCCGCCCGTTATCTTAATATGCACGATCCCGCCGAGCTGGCCGCGCACTGCATGGAGGATATCGATCCGGACTTTCTGCAAAGAGTCAAACCCGGTGATATTATCGTGGCTGAGTCTAACTTCGGCTGCGGCTCCTCTCGCGAGCACGCCCCCTCCGCCATCAAGGCTTCCGGTATCTCCTGCGTCATCAGCAAAAGCTTTGCGCGTATCTTCTTCCGCAATGCCATCAACACCGGATTGCCTCTGCTGGAATGCGCTGAGGCCGTGGACAACATCAATCGGGGAGACATGGTTGAGGTCGACTTGCCGACAGGGACGATAACAAACCTGTCAACCGGAAAGACATTCAGGGCAAAACCATATCCCGGCTTTATGATGGAGATCATCAACTCGGGCGGGCTGATCGAATACACGCGAAAGAAGAGCGCAGGGACACAGTGA
- the leuC gene encoding 3-isopropylmalate dehydratase large subunit, producing the protein MTLAEKILAAHSGKEMVSPGDFLNVMCDMVLSNDITAPIAIREFERLGIPHVFDPARIVMVPDHFCPNKDIQSAAQAGMMREFAGKHGLIYFEVGQMGIEHVILPEKGLALPGQVIVGADSHTCTYGALGAFATGMGTTDIAIAMATGEIWMKVPPTIKFVYNGRPGKWTGGKDLILFTIGDIGVDGALYSAMEFHGEAINNLGMDGRFTMSNMAIEAGGKAGLFQVDATTRRYLKGRTRNKYDVYASDSNAEYERITEYDASKIEPQVAFPHLPSNTRPISRVGHVPIDQAVIGSCTNGRLDDLRLAARVLKGRKVDPHVRCIILPGSQQVYLDALKEGLIEIFIKAGAAVSTPTCGPCLGGHMGILAAGERCVSTTNRNFVGRMGHPKSEVYLANPAVAAASAILGRIAGPGETE; encoded by the coding sequence ATGACACTGGCAGAGAAAATACTTGCAGCGCACTCCGGCAAAGAGATGGTCAGCCCCGGGGACTTTCTCAACGTAATGTGCGATATGGTGCTCTCCAACGATATCACAGCGCCCATCGCCATCAGGGAGTTCGAACGGCTGGGCATCCCGCATGTTTTCGATCCCGCCAGGATCGTAATGGTACCGGACCATTTCTGCCCCAATAAAGATATACAGTCCGCAGCGCAGGCCGGTATGATGCGCGAGTTTGCCGGAAAGCACGGGCTGATATATTTCGAGGTAGGGCAGATGGGCATCGAGCATGTTATCCTGCCGGAGAAGGGACTGGCGCTGCCCGGGCAGGTGATCGTGGGAGCGGATTCCCACACATGCACCTATGGCGCGTTGGGCGCCTTTGCCACAGGTATGGGAACGACCGATATAGCCATTGCCATGGCCACCGGCGAGATCTGGATGAAGGTGCCGCCCACCATCAAGTTCGTGTATAACGGCAGGCCGGGCAAATGGACCGGCGGCAAGGACCTGATACTATTTACTATCGGAGATATAGGAGTGGACGGCGCGCTTTACTCCGCCATGGAGTTCCATGGCGAGGCTATTAATAATCTCGGTATGGACGGCCGCTTCACCATGTCCAATATGGCAATTGAAGCGGGGGGCAAGGCAGGTCTTTTCCAGGTGGACGCCACGACGAGGCGGTATCTCAAGGGACGTACCCGTAATAAGTACGATGTGTATGCATCCGACTCGAACGCCGAATACGAGCGGATTACAGAATATGACGCATCCAAAATCGAGCCGCAGGTGGCCTTTCCCCATCTGCCCTCAAACACCCGGCCGATCAGCCGTGTGGGGCATGTCCCCATCGATCAGGCGGTAATCGGCAGCTGTACCAACGGAAGGCTGGACGACCTGCGCCTGGCAGCGCGCGTTCTCAAAGGACGGAAAGTCGATCCGCACGTGCGCTGCATCATACTTCCCGGCTCACAGCAGGTCTACCTTGACGCGCTTAAAGAAGGATTGATCGAGATATTTATTAAGGCCGGGGCAGCGGTCAGCACACCCACCTGCGGTCCCTGCCTGGGCGGGCATATGGGTATACTGGCTGCGGGAGAAAGATGTGTCTCCACCACCAACCGCAATTTCGTCGGCAGAATGGGCCACCCCAAATCCGAGGTCTACCTGGCCAATCCGGCTGTTGCCGCGGCCAGCGCAATACTGGGCAGGATCGCCGGGCCCGGGGAGACGGAATAA
- the leuB gene encoding 3-isopropylmalate dehydrogenase: MNFNIAVLPGDGVGPDVTDEARRVLDEVGSRFGHSFTYKPGFIGGISIDKFGSALPQATVDTCRRCDAVLLGAVGGPKWDDPRAATRPEDGLLAIRKELGLFANLRPVKMLKVLENATSLKPEVVRRVDLMVVRELTGGLYFGRPKKRWSTSRGRRAVDSMVYTEKEIERILRVGFELALSRRRKLTSVDKANVLESSRLWRQIAGELAGEYPGVAVDNMLVDACAMRLIRDPAYFDVIVTENMFGDILTDEASMLAGSMGMLPSASLAGIPAGKSSRAFGLYEPIHGSAPDIAGQNLANPIAAILSAAMMLHYSLGLSKEASAVEQAVLKVLDAGYRTKDIMTNGMKETGTEGMGKAIAHDIKQGI, translated from the coding sequence TTGAATTTCAACATTGCAGTCTTACCCGGAGACGGCGTCGGGCCGGATGTGACGGACGAAGCGCGGCGCGTCCTGGATGAAGTGGGCAGCCGCTTCGGCCACAGCTTCACCTATAAACCTGGCTTTATCGGCGGCATATCTATCGATAAATTCGGCAGCGCCCTGCCGCAGGCGACCGTTGATACCTGCCGCAGGTGCGATGCGGTGCTTCTGGGCGCGGTGGGCGGGCCCAAATGGGACGACCCCCGCGCAGCAACCAGGCCCGAGGACGGGCTGCTGGCCATACGCAAGGAACTGGGGCTCTTCGCCAACCTTCGCCCGGTTAAGATGCTCAAAGTGCTGGAGAATGCCACCAGCCTCAAGCCTGAGGTCGTCCGCAGGGTGGATCTGATGGTGGTGCGTGAATTGACCGGAGGCCTGTACTTCGGCAGGCCCAAGAAACGCTGGAGCACCTCCCGGGGAAGACGGGCGGTCGACTCGATGGTCTATACGGAAAAAGAGATCGAACGCATACTGCGCGTGGGATTCGAGCTGGCGCTTTCGCGCCGCCGCAAACTGACATCTGTTGATAAGGCCAACGTCCTGGAGTCCTCCAGGCTGTGGCGTCAAATAGCGGGAGAGCTAGCAGGCGAGTATCCGGGTGTCGCTGTAGATAATATGCTGGTGGACGCCTGCGCCATGCGACTGATACGTGATCCCGCTTATTTCGATGTGATTGTCACCGAGAACATGTTCGGCGATATACTAACGGACGAGGCGTCCATGCTGGCCGGCTCCATGGGCATGCTGCCCTCAGCCAGCCTGGCCGGGATACCCGCAGGTAAATCGTCCCGCGCCTTCGGACTGTATGAACCCATCCACGGCAGCGCGCCGGATATAGCGGGACAGAACCTGGCCAATCCCATCGCCGCCATATTGAGCGCAGCCATGATGCTGCACTATTCACTGGGACTGAGCAAAGAGGCTTCCGCCGTGGAGCAGGCGGTGCTGAAAGTGCTCGATGCGGGTTACCGTACGAAGGATATTATGACGAACGGTATGAAAGAGACGGGCACCGAGGGGATGGGAAAGGCTATTGCACACGATATCAAGCAGGGCATCTGA
- a CDS encoding acetyl-CoA C-acetyltransferase produces MGLAREVVIIDYLRSPFSRSRPKEPEKDLLNGYRMDEVLAMLWNEMIKRNKLDPKEIDEAITGTANPLLENFTFGGKFPAFYANLPFEISTQQVDQQCGSALCGVRTGVMSIACGYSDVVLCGGIEHMTHIPMGGGGAIKYPDGLINDPKYKKIDLMFSVNMGFTAQKLQEMAGITREDMDKFALRSHQLAAQSKEWLKGEIMPVEITLPDGSKQMFDYDAAVRGDTTLEQLSGLKPAYKPDGSITAGNASPLNAGATAMLIMSRDKAKKLGLKPIASFVSFGVAGVDPTIMGEGPVPSTKKALEAAGLKAKDIDYWEVNEAFAVVTLRAVQEFGLKWDQVNVHGGAMAIGHPLGASGIRLVGTLARILKEKKGKYGVATMCEGGGQGIAAIIKAE; encoded by the coding sequence ATGGGTCTAGCCAGAGAAGTAGTAATTATTGATTATTTACGCTCCCCGTTTTCCCGCTCCCGTCCCAAGGAACCCGAGAAGGATCTTTTGAACGGTTACAGGATGGACGAGGTCCTCGCCATGCTCTGGAACGAGATGATCAAGAGGAACAAGCTTGATCCCAAGGAGATAGACGAGGCCATCACCGGCACGGCCAATCCGCTTCTCGAGAACTTCACCTTCGGCGGAAAGTTCCCGGCGTTTTATGCCAATCTGCCTTTCGAGATCTCCACGCAGCAGGTTGACCAGCAATGCGGCTCAGCGCTGTGCGGAGTAAGGACCGGCGTCATGAGCATTGCCTGCGGCTATTCCGATGTAGTCCTCTGCGGAGGCATCGAGCATATGACCCATATCCCCATGGGCGGCGGCGGCGCCATCAAATATCCGGACGGGCTCATCAACGATCCCAAGTATAAGAAGATCGACCTCATGTTCTCCGTCAACATGGGCTTCACCGCCCAGAAGCTGCAGGAGATGGCGGGCATCACCAGGGAAGATATGGACAAGTTCGCTCTCAGGTCACATCAGCTCGCAGCCCAGTCGAAGGAATGGCTGAAGGGCGAGATTATGCCTGTTGAGATCACACTACCTGATGGCAGCAAGCAGATGTTTGATTACGATGCTGCTGTCAGAGGCGATACCACCCTCGAGCAACTCTCAGGCCTCAAGCCTGCCTATAAGCCCGACGGCTCAATTACAGCGGGCAATGCCTCTCCGTTGAATGCGGGCGCCACCGCTATGTTGATAATGTCGAGAGATAAGGCCAAGAAGCTCGGCCTCAAGCCTATAGCCAGCTTCGTATCGTTCGGAGTTGCCGGCGTTGATCCCACCATCATGGGTGAGGGTCCCGTCCCTTCCACCAAGAAAGCCCTCGAGGCCGCCGGCCTGAAAGCCAAGGACATCGATTACTGGGAGGTCAACGAGGCTTTCGCCGTCGTCACTCTGCGCGCCGTTCAGGAGTTCGGTCTTAAATGGGACCAGGTCAACGTACACGGCGGCGCTATGGCCATCGGCCACCCGCTGGGCGCCAGCGGCATCCGCCTGGTCGGCACCCTCGCCCGGATCCTCAAGGAGAAGAAGGGCAAGTACGGCGTCGCCACTATGTGCGAAGGCGGCGGGCAGGGTATCGCGGCCATTATCAAAGCTGAATAA